The proteins below come from a single Erythrobacter sp. SG61-1L genomic window:
- a CDS encoding outer membrane beta-barrel protein, with translation MKLLLIGALCCAASTPAFAQTANFSGPYVGVSAGYGVAKSQSDVTLSDDWGIEAQDLRDTVIDGWSTDQSVDGFAYGGQLGYNAQLGGNFVIGAEASFQFLEGDKTYFRTVTYSPSLNYNLANSVDLKNLFALKGKLGFATGSTLIYATGGWATSKADLGASVHSNGNYAKAGGSSDWLDGYVVGGGVEHKFTPHISARLEYNYSDLGDVTYDTEYLQGSSFAPPGALYSETVTQDLRMHTVSLGVNYHF, from the coding sequence GTGAAACTTCTCCTTATCGGCGCGCTCTGCTGCGCCGCAAGTACACCAGCATTCGCCCAAACGGCGAATTTCAGCGGCCCCTATGTCGGTGTCAGCGCAGGTTATGGCGTTGCTAAATCACAATCAGACGTCACTCTGTCGGACGATTGGGGCATCGAAGCCCAGGATCTGCGCGATACGGTGATCGATGGCTGGTCGACAGACCAGAGCGTCGATGGCTTCGCCTATGGTGGCCAGCTTGGTTATAATGCCCAACTCGGCGGTAACTTCGTGATCGGTGCGGAAGCCTCCTTCCAGTTTCTGGAAGGCGATAAAACCTATTTCCGCACAGTGACTTACAGCCCGTCGCTCAATTACAATTTGGCCAATAGCGTCGACTTGAAGAACCTGTTCGCACTCAAGGGCAAGCTGGGCTTCGCGACCGGCTCCACCCTCATCTATGCCACGGGTGGCTGGGCCACTTCCAAGGCCGACCTTGGGGCATCTGTTCATTCAAACGGCAATTACGCAAAGGCTGGCGGCTCGTCCGACTGGCTGGACGGCTATGTTGTCGGCGGCGGTGTCGAACACAAGTTCACCCCGCATATCTCCGCAAGGCTCGAGTATAATTACTCGGACCTTGGCGATGTGACCTATGACACGGAATATCTGCAAGGCAGCAGTTTTGCACCTCCGGGCGCGCTTTACAGCGAGACCGTGACGCAGGATCTGCGCATGCACACGGTGAGCCTCGGCGTGAATTACCACTTCTGA
- the trmFO gene encoding methylenetetrahydrofolate--tRNA-(uracil(54)-C(5))-methyltransferase (FADH(2)-oxidizing) TrmFO, with protein MAHDVHIIGGGLAGSEAAWQLARRGAKVRLSEMRGSGSMTPAHQGDGLAELVCSNSFRSDDDEKNAVGLLHHEMRRLDSLVMRAGEVARVPAGSAMAVDRDVFSAEVERELRALPNVEIHRERIDSLPDAGLTIVATGPLTAATLAESIGRATGADSLAFFDAIAPIVHRDSIDMEICWMASRWDKGETKDYINCPMTKEQYLAFHQGLLDGEKTSFKEWEADTPYFDGCMPIEVMAERGVETLRFGPMKPVGLDDPRSATPEFPKGRWPYAVVQLRQDNKLGTLWNMVGFQTKLKHAEQVRLFRTIPGLENAEFARLGGLHRNTFLNSPILLDRQLRLKGAEHIRFAGQITGCEGYVESSAVGLLAGIMAAEELAGRHWTAPPRTSAMGALLSHITGDAEAEHFQPMNVNFGLFPPLHDVRKKERKEAYTARAKADFGEWIAGNLTVPA; from the coding sequence ATGGCGCATGACGTACACATTATCGGCGGCGGCCTCGCGGGAAGCGAAGCGGCCTGGCAACTTGCACGGCGCGGGGCGAAGGTCCGCCTTTCGGAAATGCGGGGCAGCGGCAGCATGACCCCGGCCCACCAGGGCGATGGGCTGGCGGAACTCGTCTGCTCCAACAGCTTCCGCTCGGACGATGACGAGAAGAACGCCGTGGGCCTGTTGCACCACGAAATGCGGCGGCTCGATTCCCTCGTCATGCGGGCGGGAGAAGTGGCCCGCGTGCCGGCCGGCTCTGCCATGGCAGTGGACCGCGATGTGTTTTCGGCCGAGGTCGAACGTGAATTGCGCGCCCTGCCCAACGTAGAGATCCATCGCGAGCGGATTGACTCTCTACCCGATGCGGGCCTGACCATCGTCGCTACCGGGCCGCTGACCGCCGCCACGCTCGCCGAAAGCATCGGCCGCGCGACAGGCGCCGACAGCCTCGCCTTCTTCGATGCCATTGCCCCGATCGTTCATCGCGACAGCATCGACATGGAAATCTGCTGGATGGCATCCCGCTGGGACAAGGGTGAGACGAAAGACTACATCAACTGCCCCATGACGAAGGAGCAGTACCTGGCTTTCCATCAGGGCCTGCTCGATGGGGAAAAGACTTCCTTCAAGGAATGGGAGGCTGACACTCCCTATTTCGATGGCTGCATGCCGATAGAAGTCATGGCGGAACGTGGCGTTGAAACTCTCCGTTTCGGGCCAATGAAGCCGGTCGGGCTGGACGATCCGCGCAGTGCCACACCCGAATTTCCCAAGGGCCGCTGGCCCTATGCCGTGGTGCAACTGCGGCAGGACAACAAGCTGGGGACGCTCTGGAACATGGTCGGTTTCCAGACCAAGCTGAAACATGCCGAGCAAGTGCGGCTGTTCCGCACGATTCCGGGGCTGGAGAATGCCGAATTCGCCCGGCTTGGGGGGCTGCATCGCAACACTTTCCTGAATTCTCCCATCCTGCTGGACCGGCAGTTGCGCCTGAAAGGGGCTGAACATATCCGCTTTGCCGGACAGATCACCGGCTGCGAAGGCTATGTGGAAAGCAGCGCCGTGGGCCTTCTTGCGGGCATCATGGCTGCGGAAGAACTGGCAGGCCGCCACTGGACTGCACCGCCCCGCACCAGCGCCATGGGCGCCCTGCTCTCCCACATTACCGGCGATGCAGAAGCGGAGCACTTCCAGCCCATGAACGTCAATTTCGGCCTGTTTCCGCCGCTCCACGATGTACGCAAGAAGGAACGCAAGGAAGCCTATACCGCGCGCGCCAAGGCTGACTTCGGTGAGTGGATAGCCGGCAATCTCACCGTTCCGGCGTGA
- a CDS encoding lysoplasmalogenase gives MSRHALYEKRPFLLASIASAAAYFYLRDAEIPEMLAVALKGASVGLLAIYAYMRHAGKDARLLTWVMGLGAMGDIGIEYDLQIGALLFFAAHIFAITLYLRHRRDETSPSQKALAACILILTPVIAYCLPADRAGAIQVALYALALGGMAASAWMSTFPRYRVGAGAVLFVISDLLIFAEMGPLANSDIPHVFIWPTYYLGQFLIAVGVIQTLRKRDPELKLVSSR, from the coding sequence ATGTCCCGCCATGCTCTTTACGAGAAACGGCCGTTCCTGCTGGCAAGCATCGCTTCGGCTGCTGCCTATTTCTATCTGCGCGATGCGGAAATACCGGAAATGCTGGCGGTTGCGCTCAAAGGTGCTTCGGTTGGGCTGCTGGCGATCTATGCCTATATGCGCCACGCCGGCAAGGATGCCCGGCTGTTGACCTGGGTGATGGGTCTTGGTGCTATGGGCGACATTGGGATCGAATACGATCTGCAGATCGGCGCCTTGCTGTTCTTCGCGGCGCATATTTTCGCGATCACGCTCTACCTGCGGCATCGCCGCGACGAGACCAGCCCAAGCCAGAAGGCACTGGCGGCCTGTATCCTGATCCTTACCCCGGTGATTGCCTATTGCCTTCCCGCTGACCGGGCGGGGGCGATTCAGGTGGCGCTATATGCGCTGGCTCTGGGTGGCATGGCCGCCAGTGCGTGGATGAGCACCTTTCCGCGCTATCGAGTCGGAGCAGGCGCGGTGCTATTTGTGATTTCAGACCTGCTGATCTTCGCTGAGATGGGGCCGCTGGCGAATAGTGACATTCCCCATGTCTTCATTTGGCCCACATATTATCTGGGCCAGTTCCTGATCGCGGTTGGCGTGATCCAGACCTTGCGCAAACGCGATCCGGAACTGAAGCTGGTCAGTAGCCGTTAA
- a CDS encoding VOC family protein has protein sequence MLDHIGLAVSDISRARAFYDQALRPLGYSLIMETGPDVTHSGGTWLGYGPHGKPVLWVGDNIPPGRGYHVALEAESREMVRAFHAAALAAGGTDNGAPGVREHYSPNYYAAFVFDPDGINLEAVCYAPE, from the coding sequence ATGCTCGACCACATTGGACTCGCCGTTTCCGATATTTCCCGCGCCCGGGCGTTCTACGATCAGGCGCTCCGGCCGCTGGGATACAGCCTGATCATGGAGACCGGGCCGGATGTGACGCATTCGGGCGGCACTTGGCTTGGCTATGGGCCGCATGGCAAACCCGTGCTTTGGGTTGGCGACAATATCCCGCCGGGGCGGGGCTATCACGTCGCACTTGAGGCAGAGAGCCGGGAGATGGTGCGCGCCTTCCACGCGGCGGCGCTGGCCGCCGGCGGCACCGATAACGGTGCGCCGGGGGTGCGCGAGCATTATTCGCCCAATTATTACGCGGCTTTCGTGTTCGATCCCGATGGGATCAACCTGGAAGCCGTGTGCTACGCGCCGGAATAG
- the gyrA gene encoding DNA gyrase subunit A: MSDTTDIIEPGLPAEEFPRVDIVDEMKTSYLDYAMSVIVSRALPDVRDGLKPVHRRILYAAQEGGYVAGRPYRKSANIVGDVMGKYHPHGDSAIYDALARMVQPWSLRVPLIDGQGNFGSMDPDPPAAMRYTESRLARVANALLDDLDKDTVDFTPNYDASRNEPTVLPARFPNMLVNGAGGIAVGMATNIPPHNLGEVIDGCLAFIENPRITSEELFEIIPGPDFPTSPLILGSAGSRAAYTTGRGSILMRCRHEIEEGRGDRRSIVLTSIPYQVGKAGLVEKIAEAAKDKRVEGISDIRDESNRDGVRVVVDLKRDATPDVVLNQLWRHTPAQASFPANMLAIRNGRPEVMTLRDIIQAFITFREEVITRRTKFELNKARERAHILLGLVVAVSNMDEVVAIIRGSSNPAEARQRLLARAWPIGDIAQYIRLVEAIEPTLEQDSGTYNLSETQVRAILDLRLHRLTALGRDEIGDELKELAVKIEEYLTILGDRARLYEVMREELVEIRELYATPRLTQIAPAWDGIEDEDLIERDDMVVTVTLDGYIKRTSLSTFRAQNRGGKGRAGMSTKDEDAVSAMFVTSTHNPVLFFSTAGKVYRLKVWKLPEGGPATRGRPIVNMLPALEDGETIATVLPLPEDEASWGALSVVFATAKGNVRRNSMDAFANVPSNGKFAMRFEDGSEDRLIGVALLDSGDDVLLATREGKAIRFAADEVREFTSRTSTGVRGMTLKGEDEVVSLSILHRVGTLPEEREEYLRYAPWKAEKEGEPSMTAERFTELTEREQFILTVCANGYGKLSSAYEYRRTGRGGQGITNIDNIKRNGPVVASFSATQADQLMLVTDQAKLIRIGLESLRVIGRASAGVRLFDVAGNEQIVSAVRLDEQEADGEEEAAETEAAETTATPEAGDTPSAE; this comes from the coding sequence TTGAGCGACACCACCGATATCATTGAGCCGGGCTTGCCGGCCGAGGAATTTCCCCGCGTCGACATCGTCGACGAGATGAAGACGAGCTATCTCGATTACGCGATGAGCGTGATCGTCAGCCGCGCGCTGCCTGACGTGCGCGACGGGCTCAAGCCGGTTCATCGTCGCATCCTCTACGCCGCCCAGGAAGGCGGCTATGTCGCTGGGCGGCCCTATCGCAAATCGGCCAACATCGTTGGCGACGTGATGGGTAAATATCACCCGCATGGCGACAGCGCGATCTACGATGCGCTTGCCCGCATGGTGCAGCCCTGGTCGCTGCGCGTTCCGCTGATCGACGGCCAGGGCAATTTCGGATCGATGGATCCCGATCCGCCGGCCGCGATGCGTTACACGGAATCGCGCCTCGCCCGTGTGGCCAATGCCCTGCTCGACGATCTCGACAAGGACACTGTCGATTTCACGCCGAACTACGACGCCTCGCGTAATGAGCCGACCGTCCTGCCTGCGCGCTTCCCCAACATGCTGGTCAACGGTGCGGGCGGTATCGCCGTCGGCATGGCCACCAACATTCCGCCGCATAATCTGGGCGAAGTGATCGATGGCTGCCTCGCCTTCATCGAAAACCCCCGGATCACCAGTGAAGAACTGTTCGAGATCATTCCGGGGCCGGACTTCCCGACCTCGCCGCTGATCCTCGGTTCCGCGGGCTCGCGCGCAGCCTACACAACCGGTCGCGGTTCGATCCTGATGCGCTGCCGCCACGAGATCGAGGAAGGCCGAGGCGACCGGCGATCCATCGTGCTCACCTCCATTCCCTATCAGGTCGGCAAGGCCGGTCTGGTGGAGAAGATCGCGGAGGCCGCGAAGGACAAGCGGGTCGAAGGCATTTCCGACATCCGCGATGAGTCCAACCGCGACGGTGTGCGCGTGGTGGTAGACCTCAAGCGCGACGCCACGCCCGACGTGGTTCTGAACCAGCTGTGGCGGCATACGCCCGCACAGGCCAGCTTCCCGGCCAATATGCTGGCGATCCGCAATGGGCGCCCGGAAGTGATGACGCTGCGCGACATCATCCAGGCCTTCATTACTTTCCGCGAGGAAGTGATTACCCGCCGCACCAAGTTCGAATTGAACAAGGCGCGCGAACGGGCGCATATCTTGCTCGGTCTCGTGGTTGCGGTCAGCAACATGGACGAGGTCGTGGCGATCATCCGCGGTTCGTCCAATCCGGCGGAGGCTCGCCAGCGCCTGCTCGCCCGCGCATGGCCTATCGGCGACATCGCCCAGTATATCCGCTTGGTAGAAGCGATCGAGCCGACGCTGGAGCAGGATAGCGGCACCTACAATCTCTCCGAGACACAGGTTCGCGCCATCCTCGACCTGCGCCTGCACCGCCTGACGGCTCTTGGCCGTGACGAGATTGGCGACGAGCTGAAAGAGCTCGCCGTCAAGATCGAGGAATATCTCACGATCCTGGGTGACCGTGCGCGCCTCTACGAAGTGATGCGCGAAGAACTTGTCGAGATCCGCGAGCTTTACGCGACCCCTCGCCTAACACAGATCGCTCCGGCGTGGGACGGAATCGAGGATGAAGACCTGATCGAGCGGGACGACATGGTCGTCACCGTAACGCTCGATGGCTATATCAAGCGCACTTCGCTTTCCACCTTCCGCGCGCAGAATCGCGGCGGGAAAGGCCGAGCCGGCATGTCCACCAAGGACGAGGATGCCGTCAGTGCGATGTTCGTCACCAGCACCCATAATCCGGTGCTGTTCTTCTCAACCGCCGGCAAGGTCTATCGCCTCAAGGTGTGGAAGCTTCCCGAGGGTGGCCCCGCCACGCGCGGCCGGCCGATCGTCAATATGCTGCCGGCACTGGAAGATGGCGAAACCATCGCAACGGTGTTGCCGCTTCCTGAAGACGAGGCAAGCTGGGGCGCACTCAGCGTCGTCTTCGCGACGGCCAAGGGCAATGTCCGCCGCAATTCCATGGACGCTTTCGCCAACGTGCCGAGTAACGGCAAGTTCGCCATGCGTTTCGAGGATGGATCGGAAGACCGTCTGATCGGCGTTGCCCTGCTGGATTCCGGCGATGACGTGCTGCTTGCCACTCGTGAGGGCAAGGCCATCCGCTTTGCTGCTGACGAGGTGCGCGAATTCACGAGCCGCACCTCCACCGGCGTGCGCGGCATGACGTTGAAGGGCGAGGACGAAGTCGTCTCGCTCTCCATCCTTCACCGCGTCGGCACTTTGCCGGAAGAGCGTGAGGAATATCTGCGCTACGCCCCGTGGAAGGCCGAGAAGGAAGGCGAGCCGTCCATGACGGCGGAACGCTTTACCGAACTGACCGAGCGAGAGCAGTTCATCCTCACCGTCTGCGCCAATGGCTATGGCAAGCTCAGTTCCGCCTATGAATACCGCCGCACCGGCCGCGGCGGACAGGGCATTACCAATATCGACAATATCAAGCGCAATGGCCCGGTCGTGGCCAGCTTCAGCGCCACGCAGGCCGATCAGCTCATGCTGGTGACCGATCAGGCCAAGCTGATCCGTATCGGGCTGGAGAGCCTGCGCGTTATCGGCCGTGCCAGCGCCGGCGTGCGCCTGTTCGATGTTGCCGGGAACGAGCAGATCGTCAGCGCGGTCCGTCTCGACGAACAGGAAGCCGATGGCGAGGAAGAGGCTGCTGAAACCGAAGCTGCCGAAACCACCGCCACACCCGAGGCCGGAGATACTCCCTCCGCGGAGTAA
- a CDS encoding NYN domain-containing protein yields the protein MSEALLKNIALLIDADNASHHGIDPVLTVLAELGQVNIRRAYGNWAKPALSNWNRITHRYGISPHQQFDLTKGKNATDMAMTIDAMDLLFAGKVDGFGIMSSDSDFTPLVTRLRQDGLIVYGFGSDKAPEAFRTACTRYIEVDQLIRTTSADEAKPVSSAAVDQSLIDLLGDAWKAANRDEEGFARLQEVGQIAGNRSSFDVRNFGFKRLSELFRTIDNFELKRREDGQLYVKRMR from the coding sequence ATGTCTGAAGCCTTGCTCAAGAACATCGCCCTGCTGATCGACGCGGATAATGCGAGCCACCATGGGATAGACCCGGTGCTTACCGTTCTGGCGGAACTGGGGCAGGTCAATATCCGCCGCGCCTATGGCAATTGGGCCAAACCAGCCCTGTCCAACTGGAACCGGATCACGCATCGATACGGCATCAGCCCACATCAGCAATTCGATCTGACCAAGGGCAAGAACGCTACCGACATGGCAATGACCATCGATGCCATGGACCTGCTCTTTGCGGGCAAGGTCGACGGCTTCGGCATTATGAGTTCGGACAGTGACTTCACGCCGCTCGTTACGCGGCTGAGGCAGGATGGGTTGATCGTCTACGGCTTCGGCAGCGACAAGGCGCCAGAGGCATTCCGGACGGCCTGCACCCGTTATATCGAAGTGGACCAGCTGATCCGCACCACGTCGGCAGACGAGGCAAAGCCCGTTAGCAGCGCGGCCGTGGACCAGAGCCTGATCGACCTGCTCGGCGACGCATGGAAAGCCGCCAATCGCGATGAGGAAGGATTTGCCCGCTTGCAGGAAGTGGGCCAGATCGCGGGCAACCGTTCCAGCTTCGACGTGCGTAATTTTGGCTTCAAACGCCTTTCGGAGCTGTTCCGCACGATCGACAATTTCGAGCTGAAGCGCCGGGAAGATGGCCAGCTTTACGTCAAGCGCATGCGCTGA
- a CDS encoding carbonic anhydrase — protein MTAPESPELDALIAGYRRFREGRWHPQHDRWAQLREGQSPKVMIIACSDSRVDPAQVFDVDPGEVFVVRNVAAMVPPFETTPGHHGVSAALEFAVQVLKVREILVMGHGMCGGCKAALTQELHGTEPGQGGFIADWIAMLDHVRDPIVAQYGTEGRPAERAMEQAGVKVSLANLRTFPCVQHKEAKGELVLRGGFFAISDGVLHLLDEASGEFHPAI, from the coding sequence ATGACCGCGCCCGAATCCCCCGAACTCGACGCTCTCATTGCCGGCTATCGGCGTTTTCGTGAGGGCCGCTGGCATCCGCAACATGATCGCTGGGCGCAATTGCGCGAAGGGCAAAGCCCGAAGGTGATGATCATCGCCTGTTCGGACAGCCGTGTCGATCCGGCGCAGGTGTTCGATGTCGATCCCGGCGAAGTGTTCGTGGTCCGCAATGTGGCCGCGATGGTCCCGCCTTTTGAGACGACACCGGGCCATCACGGTGTTTCGGCCGCGCTGGAATTTGCGGTGCAGGTGCTCAAGGTCCGCGAAATTCTCGTGATGGGCCATGGCATGTGCGGGGGCTGCAAGGCCGCGCTGACACAGGAATTGCACGGAACCGAACCCGGACAGGGCGGCTTTATTGCGGACTGGATCGCTATGCTGGACCATGTGCGCGACCCCATCGTCGCCCAATACGGCACGGAAGGTCGCCCCGCTGAACGCGCGATGGAACAGGCCGGCGTCAAGGTGAGCCTTGCCAACCTGCGCACGTTCCCCTGCGTGCAGCACAAGGAAGCCAAGGGCGAACTGGTGCTGCGCGGCGGGTTCTTCGCAATTTCCGACGGCGTGTTGCACCTGCTCGATGAGGCAAGCGGCGAGTTCCATCCCGCCATCTAG
- the lipA gene encoding lipoyl synthase has protein sequence MNDLSSTPKQERPRKPDWIRVKAPVSKGYQETRDLMRTLGLNTVCEEAACPNIGECWTKKHATVMILGDVCTRACAFCNVKTGMPRKVDPMEPENVAVAAAKMGLEHIVITSVDRDDLPDGGAGQFVKVIEALRRTTPNTTIEILTPDFRGKMREAVEAICAAGPDVYNHNLETVPRLYPTIRPGARYYASLRLLEEVKRHDPLIFTKSGIMLGLGEQRLEVHQVMDDMRSADVDFITMGQYLQPTPKHAKVEEFVTPQTFDAYGAIARAKGFLQVAATPLTRSSYHAGDDFAQMRAAREAKLAKAKPAKA, from the coding sequence ATGAATGACCTCTCCTCGACGCCGAAGCAGGAACGCCCGCGCAAGCCAGACTGGATCAGGGTGAAGGCCCCGGTCAGCAAAGGCTATCAAGAAACGCGTGATCTGATGCGCACCCTTGGGCTGAATACGGTGTGCGAGGAAGCGGCCTGCCCCAATATCGGTGAATGCTGGACCAAGAAGCACGCCACGGTGATGATCCTGGGCGATGTCTGCACTCGGGCCTGCGCCTTCTGCAACGTGAAGACGGGCATGCCGCGCAAGGTCGATCCGATGGAGCCTGAGAACGTGGCGGTGGCCGCCGCGAAGATGGGCCTTGAACATATCGTCATCACATCAGTGGATCGCGACGATCTGCCCGATGGTGGGGCGGGGCAGTTCGTGAAGGTGATCGAAGCCCTGCGCCGCACGACGCCGAACACGACTATTGAAATTCTCACGCCCGATTTCCGCGGCAAGATGCGTGAGGCAGTGGAAGCGATCTGCGCCGCCGGGCCGGACGTCTACAACCACAATCTGGAAACCGTGCCGCGGCTTTATCCCACGATCCGGCCGGGCGCGCGCTATTACGCCTCCCTGCGCCTGCTGGAAGAAGTGAAACGCCACGATCCGCTGATCTTCACCAAGAGCGGGATCATGCTGGGCCTTGGCGAACAGCGCCTGGAAGTACATCAGGTGATGGACGACATGCGCAGCGCCGATGTCGATTTCATCACCATGGGCCAGTATCTGCAGCCCACGCCGAAGCACGCGAAGGTAGAGGAATTCGTCACTCCGCAGACCTTCGATGCCTATGGCGCGATTGCGCGGGCCAAGGGCTTCCTGCAGGTGGCGGCCACTCCGCTTACCCGTTCCAGCTATCACGCAGGGGACGATTTCGCCCAGATGCGCGCCGCGCGCGAAGCAAAGCTGGCCAAGGCGAAACCGGCGAAGGCCTGA
- a CDS encoding type II toxin-antitoxin system RatA family toxin produces the protein MPSIRETKRMPYSVEQMFDLVADVARYGEFLPWVVGVRVKSDSESEMVADLLVGFKALREKFTSRVLKDRPKSIEVIYVDGPMRDLDNRWTFAPTEDGGCEIRFAVDFTFKNRIFEALAGQYVDRAFHKMVAAFEARASDLYGSSSSRATSAA, from the coding sequence ATGCCCTCAATCCGTGAAACGAAGCGTATGCCTTACAGCGTTGAACAGATGTTCGACCTGGTGGCGGATGTCGCCCGCTATGGCGAATTCCTGCCATGGGTGGTGGGCGTGCGCGTCAAATCCGACAGCGAAAGCGAGATGGTGGCGGACCTGCTGGTAGGCTTCAAGGCGCTGCGCGAAAAGTTCACTTCGCGCGTGCTGAAGGATCGGCCGAAGTCCATCGAAGTGATCTATGTCGACGGGCCGATGCGCGATCTCGACAATCGCTGGACCTTTGCACCTACCGAAGATGGCGGCTGCGAAATCCGCTTCGCCGTGGATTTCACCTTCAAGAATCGCATTTTCGAAGCACTGGCCGGCCAATATGTCGACCGGGCGTTCCATAAGATGGTTGCCGCCTTCGAGGCGCGCGCCAGCGATCTTTACGGCAGCAGCAGTTCCAGAGCCACCAGCGCGGCGTGA
- a CDS encoding CinA family protein, with the protein MPDTLLPKSLVDLATRVIEENAIAGRKVAVAESCTGGLVSAALTEIPGSSAVFDRGFVTYSNEAKQEMLGVKGDIIEAFGAVSIACVYAMAQGALERSEADVVVAISGIAGPDGGTEMKPVGTVVFARAIRGSEEKDAEQRIFEEKDRGGVRRHAALVALELLLP; encoded by the coding sequence ATGCCTGATACTCTCCTCCCCAAATCCCTCGTCGATCTTGCTACCCGCGTGATCGAGGAAAATGCGATCGCCGGGCGCAAGGTTGCCGTGGCAGAGAGCTGCACCGGCGGGCTGGTATCTGCCGCTTTGACCGAAATTCCCGGTTCCTCAGCCGTGTTCGACCGTGGTTTCGTGACCTATTCGAACGAAGCCAAGCAGGAGATGCTTGGGGTCAAGGGCGACATCATCGAAGCCTTCGGCGCAGTCTCCATCGCCTGCGTCTACGCCATGGCGCAAGGCGCGCTTGAGCGTAGCGAGGCCGATGTGGTGGTGGCAATCAGCGGGATCGCCGGGCCGGATGGCGGCACGGAAATGAAGCCGGTGGGCACGGTCGTTTTCGCACGTGCCATACGGGGTTCGGAAGAGAAGGATGCCGAGCAGCGGATTTTCGAAGAGAAGGACCGCGGCGGCGTGCGCCGTCACGCCGCGCTGGTGGCTCTGGAACTGCTGCTGCCGTAA
- a CDS encoding bifunctional 2-C-methyl-D-erythritol 4-phosphate cytidylyltransferase/2-C-methyl-D-erythritol 2,4-cyclodiphosphate synthase, which yields MGQASPLPAFAAVIVAAGKGLRAGQPLPKQFAIWQGKPVLRHSAEALAAAGAMPIVVAIPECAEEIATAALHGIAGIQFVIGGETRQDSVRSALEALESAAPQFVLIHDAARPNLPREVIARLLDALQGHPGAIPALPVVDSLAFDEGGLMAGSAPREALRRVQTPQAFRYANILSAHRAWTGPSNAGDDAQVARAAGNRVALVEGDETLRKLTFAEDFMDDLTPIRVGTGYDVHRLAEGEELWLCGVKIDHSMGLAGHSDADVAIHAAVDAILGALALGDIGQHFPPSDPQWRGASSDRFLAHAMHLAAQAGYRLGNLDVTIICEAPKIGPHRDAMRGRLAQIAGVDIGCVSVKATTTERLGFAGRREGIAAQAAATMIRQAR from the coding sequence ATGGGCCAGGCTTCCCCCCTTCCCGCTTTTGCAGCGGTAATCGTCGCTGCCGGCAAGGGCCTGCGTGCCGGGCAGCCGCTGCCCAAGCAGTTCGCCATTTGGCAGGGCAAGCCGGTTCTGCGCCATTCGGCGGAAGCTTTGGCAGCTGCGGGGGCGATGCCGATTGTCGTCGCCATTCCCGAATGCGCTGAAGAGATCGCAACTGCCGCGCTGCATGGAATTGCCGGAATTCAATTCGTCATCGGCGGAGAAACCCGTCAGGATTCGGTTCGGAGCGCACTGGAAGCACTGGAAAGTGCAGCGCCGCAATTCGTGTTGATCCACGATGCTGCTCGCCCCAACCTTCCGCGAGAGGTGATCGCGCGGCTGCTTGATGCGCTCCAAGGCCATCCCGGCGCCATTCCTGCCCTGCCCGTGGTGGACAGTCTCGCATTCGACGAAGGCGGCCTTATGGCCGGCAGCGCCCCGCGGGAGGCTCTGCGCCGGGTGCAGACTCCGCAGGCGTTCCGCTATGCAAACATACTCTCTGCCCATCGCGCATGGACAGGCCCCAGCAATGCGGGAGACGATGCGCAAGTGGCCCGCGCAGCCGGTAATAGGGTTGCGCTGGTCGAAGGGGATGAGACACTGCGCAAACTGACATTCGCGGAGGATTTCATGGACGACTTGACTCCAATCCGGGTCGGCACCGGCTATGACGTCCACCGCCTTGCCGAAGGCGAGGAGCTATGGCTGTGCGGCGTGAAGATCGACCATTCCATGGGCCTTGCCGGGCATAGCGATGCCGATGTGGCGATCCATGCCGCAGTGGACGCCATCCTGGGCGCACTGGCACTGGGCGACATCGGCCAGCATTTCCCACCCAGCGACCCGCAATGGCGCGGCGCCTCATCCGACCGCTTTCTGGCGCATGCCATGCACCTTGCGGCACAAGCGGGCTATCGCCTTGGCAATCTGGACGTCACCATCATTTGCGAGGCGCCCAAGATCGGCCCGCATCGGGACGCCATGCGCGGGAGACTTGCGCAGATCGCGGGCGTTGACATTGGATGTGTGAGCGTGAAGGCAACAACTACGGAACGGCTCGGCTTTGCCGGGCGACGCGAAGGCATCGCCGCGCAAGCTGCCGCCACGATGATCAGGCAGGCCCGATAG